One Bdellovibrio bacteriovorus str. Tiberius DNA segment encodes these proteins:
- a CDS encoding RTX family exoprotein → MEQRNVIATLTLRFIRKSLLLAAACFILSACTLDTSLFDLTSATGASSLLWDEDALTDNGDLTAKWIPSADAQFVQQEVLFFKGPTCDTPILPRIQLSNTDTTATAGFAKEDSVQYTFRIFSLDSAGKVIVSSCSEPITYVAAFSINTATNGLINENNYTAVPFYGNCVNGSSIEVSTLTVPAITSFTCANKTWAQNLDLSGLTNIYNGNLIFKVTAPGAAAKEFYYVIEKDIDPPLIDITSSPGINLANQTNYTVSGTCSEFGKSVSLAIGTVNTSVDCSSGTFTKTLDVSGLTGSPVTITATHLDKVLNSRSDTVNVPRSVVPPTVTSFTINNDDASTGYLAVTLNIAATNATEMYITNSAGCSAGGSWQTYATTENWTLAASDVTNVVYAKFRDATGNESVCVTDSIVHDSGLATPPAITFDTPATATYVNSSNVTSFTVGGTCNKNNRSITFTGPGGWTGTGTCLGTSYTAILDLSTIAQGAFTLTATLTDSQGNSASANSPSYTKDTVAPTGTFSINNGATDTLSLSATINSSIAGAAQMYITNTAGCSSDGVWEAYAAFKVWTLSTADAVNTVYARYRDAAGNLTACLSDTITHSSTAPTVSLASPSAGTYINNANKASFTVSGACSENGKVVTVQPTGVAAQTPTCTSGAWTATFNVTSPADGSISFTVNHSRATGINAPQVTASFTKDTVAPTLSAVAINSGDALTANLNVNLTATTTGTEMYITNNALCLTGGTWETVAFPKAWTLATANTTNTIYIKTRDTAQNESSCLSDFIIHDNMMPTLTITGPPAGSYVNMYNAASFPITGTCSESGVLIYGTVDGQPAAGTGATYCKDGYFTMNYNIFSLPETAATPYTFTLSLTRANGNVVTASSYYYYDKTPPAAVTLSGAPAGTNGSPTLNVTVNGTAASYRYFIIPPGGAGNCLSGYTGTSYPLSTPITDALPEVGNYTLCVLGFDDHENGAMSSTSASWTRDALKSTISGFPTGVSTTATLNVTVAGTNITQYKYAVITSGTCAAASYFAAAAVAAPIAYNVSALPNGPVTLCVIGGDTSNNFQDVAVATETSWIKDSVVTLAITSPLVNRVQEGETKNITFTLSGSKTFDVIGYYRVTGDATSSERSLTSGSFTIPAGSTSVSVPVTFTANPAVTGERLMNVHMTHTNSPAVWMDAKYQAQYFIADAEKNLTALSLAINFAHGCVVLSDNSLRCWGHNIATGKLGLGPSAPTYLDTAGQVAGTNWATVTTGRNHTCALTTDGYVYCWGQNTYYQVGNNSTTTAYSPVAIDTSTTYQSISAGENHTCGLTTDKKIKCWGRSDYSQTGYATTQQVPAVVDATTDYKFVTANASGTCGITEGKKLYCWGKGTSWALGDTTNVTKGIPTAIDATNDYKFVSMGSHHSCAIKDNGGLRCWGTNTNGQVGDGTTATKSAPVDINSSTSYIWVWTNDDTTAVTPKGTTCAITDGNVLQCWGVNDKGQLGDGTRTNSSAPITADAGQAYSKAITVGEKTCGVTLQGAVKCWGQLKNDVRGFATAGFGYGNYYAGYTKISNDLGSYNFSSLGFSYLNTEGYAQTCGISTGKLYCWGSAGGSFGDGTYVTRRSGPVMMDPTSNYSALPYQHDQMNNCAITTLGTLKCWGTNTNGAIGTAAAVGGSASTPQVADKFNSYTSAVMRGSATCAITTNGVLRCTGSNTTGKLGDGTTTNISEFKTIDAGVYYRHVALGFNYGCGITSDYHLKCWGTNAVGQLGTGNTTTYLTPTRIDGTETYKAISIEEVRACAITTGNKLKCWGSGALGDGTSSSNVPKAIDSATDYSDISISNNLACGIRTDGVAKCWGGGGLLSIPNESGSSTVYPTPLIYDSGRAYSKIYIANSTVCGQLMDGSYRCAGINGGIFGMAEPTINYFSSVIIWSTPAYIHKWLY, encoded by the coding sequence ATGGAACAACGGAACGTGATAGCCACCCTCACACTTCGATTTATTCGAAAGTCCCTGCTTTTAGCAGCCGCTTGTTTCATTTTGTCAGCCTGTACTTTGGATACGAGTCTTTTTGATTTAACTTCGGCCACCGGTGCAAGTTCACTTTTATGGGATGAAGACGCCTTAACGGACAATGGCGATCTGACAGCCAAGTGGATCCCGTCCGCAGACGCTCAGTTCGTGCAGCAGGAAGTTTTGTTCTTCAAAGGCCCGACCTGCGACACCCCGATCCTTCCCCGCATCCAGCTGAGCAACACGGACACCACTGCCACTGCCGGCTTTGCCAAAGAAGACAGTGTTCAATACACCTTCCGCATCTTTTCACTGGATAGCGCCGGTAAAGTCATTGTTTCAAGCTGTTCTGAACCGATCACCTATGTGGCAGCCTTTTCCATTAACACCGCCACCAACGGTCTGATCAATGAAAACAATTACACCGCAGTTCCGTTCTATGGAAACTGCGTGAATGGCTCTTCAATTGAAGTCTCCACTCTGACGGTTCCAGCCATTACGTCATTTACGTGTGCAAACAAAACCTGGGCGCAGAATCTGGATTTAAGCGGTCTGACAAACATCTATAATGGAAACCTGATTTTCAAGGTGACTGCTCCGGGTGCTGCCGCCAAGGAATTTTACTATGTGATCGAAAAGGATATCGATCCACCGCTGATTGATATTACAAGCTCTCCAGGTATCAATCTGGCGAATCAGACAAACTATACGGTGTCAGGAACTTGTTCTGAGTTCGGTAAATCCGTCAGCCTTGCCATCGGGACCGTCAATACTTCGGTGGATTGTTCTTCCGGTACTTTCACTAAAACTTTGGATGTCAGTGGTTTGACGGGTTCGCCTGTCACGATCACGGCCACTCATCTGGATAAAGTCCTCAATAGCAGATCTGATACGGTCAACGTCCCTCGCAGCGTGGTGCCACCGACAGTGACATCCTTCACCATCAACAACGATGATGCGAGCACGGGATATTTAGCGGTGACCCTGAATATTGCCGCCACCAACGCCACAGAAATGTACATCACCAACTCGGCAGGTTGTTCAGCTGGTGGTTCATGGCAGACTTATGCCACCACTGAAAACTGGACACTGGCGGCAAGTGACGTCACAAACGTGGTTTATGCCAAATTCCGCGATGCCACAGGCAATGAATCCGTCTGTGTTACTGACTCGATTGTTCATGATTCGGGACTTGCCACCCCACCAGCAATCACCTTCGACACTCCGGCCACTGCCACCTATGTGAACAGTTCAAACGTGACAAGCTTCACGGTCGGTGGAACTTGTAACAAGAACAACCGCTCCATCACCTTTACCGGCCCCGGCGGCTGGACAGGCACAGGCACATGCCTTGGCACTTCTTATACAGCTATTTTGGACCTTTCCACCATTGCTCAAGGTGCGTTCACGCTGACGGCAACACTGACTGACAGTCAGGGCAATTCGGCGTCGGCCAATTCCCCCAGCTACACCAAAGACACGGTGGCACCGACTGGAACTTTCAGCATCAACAATGGCGCCACAGACACTCTAAGTCTGAGCGCCACCATCAACAGTTCGATCGCAGGGGCTGCCCAGATGTACATCACCAACACCGCAGGCTGTTCCAGCGATGGTGTTTGGGAGGCCTATGCTGCATTTAAAGTCTGGACCTTATCCACCGCCGATGCCGTGAACACGGTCTATGCAAGATACCGTGATGCTGCGGGCAACCTGACGGCATGTTTGTCAGACACCATCACTCATTCATCCACCGCTCCGACAGTGTCCCTGGCGTCGCCATCAGCGGGAACTTACATTAACAATGCCAACAAAGCCTCGTTCACAGTTTCCGGAGCCTGCTCTGAAAACGGCAAAGTCGTGACGGTGCAACCAACAGGTGTTGCGGCGCAGACACCGACTTGCACCTCGGGTGCCTGGACTGCCACCTTCAACGTGACTTCTCCGGCGGATGGCTCCATTAGCTTTACAGTTAATCATTCACGTGCCACGGGTATCAATGCCCCTCAGGTCACAGCCTCTTTCACGAAAGACACGGTGGCGCCGACGTTGTCAGCCGTTGCCATCAACAGCGGAGATGCACTGACCGCCAACCTGAATGTGAACCTGACGGCGACGACCACGGGCACGGAAATGTACATCACCAACAATGCCCTGTGTTTGACCGGCGGGACTTGGGAAACCGTGGCCTTCCCGAAAGCATGGACCCTCGCGACCGCCAACACCACCAATACGATTTATATTAAAACTCGTGATACCGCTCAGAATGAATCGTCGTGCCTTTCGGATTTTATTATTCACGACAACATGATGCCGACATTGACGATCACCGGTCCTCCAGCGGGAAGCTATGTCAATATGTACAATGCGGCCTCGTTCCCCATCACCGGAACCTGTTCTGAATCCGGCGTTCTGATTTACGGCACCGTGGACGGCCAACCTGCGGCTGGCACTGGCGCGACCTATTGTAAAGACGGCTACTTTACGATGAATTATAATATCTTCTCACTGCCAGAGACCGCGGCGACTCCTTACACCTTCACGCTGTCACTGACCCGTGCCAATGGCAATGTGGTCACAGCCAGTTCCTACTATTACTATGATAAAACGCCACCTGCTGCCGTGACACTTTCCGGAGCCCCGGCTGGGACCAATGGCAGCCCGACTTTGAATGTGACTGTCAATGGAACTGCGGCAAGCTATCGTTACTTCATTATCCCGCCGGGCGGAGCAGGCAACTGTCTTAGCGGATACACCGGAACCAGCTATCCACTTTCAACCCCAATCACGGACGCTTTGCCAGAAGTCGGCAATTACACCCTTTGTGTTCTGGGCTTTGATGATCACGAAAACGGCGCGATGAGTTCGACTTCCGCATCTTGGACACGTGATGCTCTGAAGTCCACTATCAGCGGCTTCCCGACCGGAGTTTCGACAACCGCAACCTTGAATGTGACTGTCGCCGGAACAAACATCACTCAATATAAGTATGCCGTCATCACTTCAGGGACTTGCGCGGCCGCCAGCTATTTCGCCGCAGCGGCAGTTGCCGCCCCTATCGCTTATAACGTTTCCGCCTTGCCCAATGGTCCGGTTACACTATGTGTGATCGGTGGGGACACCTCCAATAACTTCCAGGATGTGGCCGTGGCCACCGAGACCTCGTGGATCAAAGACTCGGTCGTGACGTTGGCGATCACCTCGCCTTTGGTGAATCGAGTTCAAGAAGGCGAAACCAAAAACATCACCTTCACTCTTTCCGGATCCAAAACCTTTGATGTCATTGGTTACTATCGTGTGACCGGCGATGCCACGTCCTCTGAGCGCAGCTTGACATCAGGCTCGTTCACGATCCCGGCGGGCTCGACATCGGTGTCAGTCCCTGTCACCTTCACCGCCAATCCGGCGGTCACTGGTGAACGTCTGATGAATGTTCACATGACCCACACCAACTCCCCGGCGGTGTGGATGGACGCCAAATATCAGGCACAGTATTTTATTGCCGATGCGGAAAAAAACCTCACAGCCCTTTCCCTGGCAATAAACTTTGCTCACGGATGCGTTGTTCTTAGTGACAACAGCCTGCGCTGCTGGGGGCACAATATCGCCACCGGAAAATTGGGTCTTGGTCCGAGTGCGCCTACCTATCTGGACACCGCAGGACAAGTCGCCGGCACCAATTGGGCGACGGTGACCACCGGGCGCAACCACACCTGCGCATTGACCACCGATGGCTACGTCTATTGCTGGGGGCAAAATACCTATTACCAAGTGGGTAACAACAGCACCACGACGGCTTATTCTCCAGTGGCGATTGACACCTCTACCACCTACCAATCCATCAGTGCCGGTGAAAATCACACCTGTGGCCTGACGACGGATAAAAAAATCAAATGCTGGGGTCGCAGTGATTACAGTCAAACAGGTTACGCGACCACGCAACAGGTTCCGGCCGTTGTTGACGCAACAACTGATTACAAGTTCGTGACTGCCAATGCCAGTGGAACCTGCGGCATCACGGAAGGAAAAAAACTTTATTGCTGGGGTAAAGGCACCTCTTGGGCTTTGGGGGACACCACGAATGTCACCAAAGGTATTCCAACAGCCATTGACGCCACCAACGACTATAAATTTGTTTCCATGGGTTCTCATCACTCCTGCGCCATCAAAGATAACGGTGGACTGCGCTGCTGGGGCACCAATACCAACGGACAAGTCGGTGACGGCACGACCGCGACAAAATCGGCTCCGGTGGACATCAACAGTTCCACTTCTTATATCTGGGTTTGGACAAATGATGATACGACAGCCGTGACCCCGAAAGGCACCACGTGCGCAATCACCGATGGCAATGTTTTGCAGTGCTGGGGTGTTAACGACAAAGGGCAACTTGGAGATGGAACCAGAACCAACAGCAGTGCTCCAATCACCGCTGACGCTGGTCAGGCTTATTCAAAAGCTATTACGGTGGGTGAAAAAACCTGCGGGGTCACTTTGCAAGGTGCCGTGAAATGTTGGGGTCAGTTGAAAAATGATGTGCGTGGCTTTGCGACCGCTGGTTTTGGATACGGCAACTACTATGCGGGATACACAAAAATCTCAAATGACCTTGGGTCTTATAACTTCTCTTCTTTAGGGTTCTCTTATCTCAATACCGAAGGCTATGCCCAGACTTGCGGGATCAGCACAGGTAAGCTGTATTGCTGGGGATCCGCTGGAGGCTCATTCGGTGATGGTACCTATGTGACCAGAAGATCCGGCCCTGTGATGATGGATCCGACATCCAACTACTCTGCATTACCTTATCAGCACGATCAAATGAACAACTGCGCCATCACGACCTTGGGCACTTTGAAGTGTTGGGGCACCAATACCAACGGAGCCATCGGTACTGCGGCGGCCGTCGGCGGCAGCGCCTCCACCCCACAAGTGGCCGACAAATTCAATTCATATACATCTGCGGTCATGCGTGGCTCTGCCACTTGTGCGATCACCACCAACGGCGTCCTGCGCTGTACAGGATCCAACACCACGGGAAAACTGGGTGACGGAACCACGACAAATATTTCCGAATTCAAAACCATTGACGCCGGAGTGTACTATCGCCATGTGGCTCTGGGCTTTAACTATGGTTGCGGCATCACCTCGGACTATCACTTGAAGTGCTGGGGAACCAATGCTGTTGGTCAGTTGGGTACAGGCAACACCACGACCTACCTCACTCCCACCCGCATTGACGGTACCGAAACGTACAAAGCAATCAGCATCGAGGAAGTTAGAGCCTGCGCCATCACAACCGGGAACAAGTTGAAATGCTGGGGTTCGGGAGCTCTGGGCGATGGCACATCCAGCTCGAATGTACCAAAGGCAATTGACAGTGCGACGGACTATTCAGACATCTCAATCAGCAACAATCTGGCTTGTGGTATCCGCACGGACGGCGTCGCAAAATGCTGGGGTGGCGGAGGTCTGCTGTCGATACCGAATGAAAGCGGTTCCTCGACGGTCTACCCGACTCCGTTGATTTATGATTCCGGCCGGGCGTATTCGAAAATATACATCGCCAACAGTACCGTTTGCGGGCAGCTGATGGATGGTTCGTACCGTTGTGCCGGCATCAACGGCGGGATCTTTGGTATGGCCGAGCCAACAATCAATTACTTCAGCTCGGTTATCATCTGGAGCACGCCGGCCTACATCCACAAGTGGCTCTATTAA
- a CDS encoding GlxA family transcriptional regulator has translation MKAANTVTGKNLFEAKLVGLSSSAVTCAHGVKITPESAIRDFDYDVLIIPGFWAWSVESVRRGVAANKNLQEFLDRVPKKKSLYSYCTGSVFHASTQRLSKKSATASWWLAQELVGAFPKVQWQFNQISAGDVSDMTAAGANGFYPLYSHLVSQTVGSKAFAEIQKYLMTPVQFNANNPFYELESLTGRERLDQIRRFVEKTAVRDIRLSAVAESLGISTKTLSRKLREDVNWTPARFFRMIKLKQAGALLTSTEKSVKEICDKLGFDDEAQFRKAFKRCVGLTPGEYKRKFQIRRV, from the coding sequence TTGAAAGCAGCCAATACCGTGACCGGGAAAAATCTGTTTGAAGCAAAGCTTGTGGGTTTATCCAGCAGCGCCGTGACCTGTGCGCATGGAGTGAAAATTACTCCTGAATCTGCCATTCGTGATTTTGATTATGACGTTCTTATCATTCCGGGATTTTGGGCTTGGTCCGTTGAAAGTGTTCGTCGGGGAGTCGCCGCTAATAAAAATCTGCAGGAATTTTTAGACCGTGTCCCAAAAAAGAAGTCTTTGTACAGCTACTGCACTGGAAGTGTCTTTCATGCCTCTACCCAGCGACTGTCGAAAAAAAGTGCCACGGCCAGCTGGTGGCTGGCGCAGGAACTGGTAGGAGCTTTTCCAAAAGTGCAGTGGCAGTTTAATCAAATTTCCGCCGGGGATGTGAGCGACATGACTGCCGCAGGGGCCAATGGATTTTATCCGCTGTATTCCCATCTCGTGTCTCAGACTGTTGGAAGCAAGGCCTTTGCTGAAATTCAGAAGTACCTGATGACACCGGTTCAGTTCAATGCCAACAATCCATTTTATGAACTGGAAAGTCTGACAGGCCGGGAGCGCTTGGATCAAATCCGTCGTTTTGTGGAAAAGACGGCGGTTCGGGACATTCGCCTGTCGGCCGTTGCAGAAAGCCTGGGAATATCGACCAAGACTCTTTCCCGAAAGTTGCGCGAAGATGTGAACTGGACTCCGGCGCGGTTTTTCAGAATGATCAAACTTAAGCAGGCTGGGGCGCTTCTGACCTCCACTGAAAAATCAGTGAAGGAAATCTGTGACAAACTGGGATTTGATGATGAGGCACAGTTCAGAAAGGCCTTCAAGCGCTGCGTGGGGCTTACTCCTGGTGAATACAAGCGAAAGTTCCAGATCAGACGTGTTTAA
- a CDS encoding MBL fold metallo-hydrolase, protein MKIRQIRNATVLLDYGFAKILVDPMLARQGSIPSLKYLTMNRRRNPLVELPAGTDEVLETVTHVLITHCQKGHFDHLDRAGARWIRRNSIPILCSEDDTSYLDKYRLPATSLKKNTDNPFLQGTITLIPCLHGRGLVGAMMAHGYGYILKFPNQPTVYVVGDSTLSPPVKEALKTHQPDIVIMPGGGAQFDIGGEIIMSEQDIGPVSELFGGTILVNHLEALDHCPTSRQQVYDIRKKLNIENRVLAPLDGEELTFPQNTSNME, encoded by the coding sequence ATGAAGATCCGTCAAATCCGCAACGCCACTGTTTTATTGGACTATGGGTTTGCAAAAATTCTGGTCGACCCGATGCTGGCTCGCCAAGGCAGCATTCCCAGCTTAAAGTATCTGACAATGAACCGTCGCAGAAATCCCTTGGTGGAATTGCCCGCAGGAACGGATGAAGTGTTGGAAACAGTGACTCATGTTCTGATCACTCACTGCCAAAAAGGCCACTTCGATCATCTGGACCGTGCCGGTGCCCGCTGGATTCGCAGAAACTCAATTCCAATTTTATGTTCGGAAGACGACACATCCTATTTGGATAAATACCGCCTTCCCGCCACCAGTCTGAAAAAAAATACTGACAACCCTTTCCTCCAAGGCACCATCACGTTGATTCCGTGCCTGCATGGTCGGGGCCTGGTGGGAGCTATGATGGCCCATGGATACGGATACATACTGAAGTTTCCCAACCAACCCACAGTCTATGTGGTGGGTGATTCAACCCTGAGCCCCCCGGTGAAGGAAGCCCTTAAAACCCATCAGCCTGACATCGTGATCATGCCCGGCGGCGGTGCCCAATTTGATATTGGTGGCGAAATCATCATGAGCGAACAAGACATCGGCCCCGTCTCGGAACTTTTTGGCGGAACCATCCTGGTCAATCACCTGGAGGCCTTGGATCACTGCCCCACCAGCCGACAGCAGGTGTATGACATCCGTAAAAAACTGAATATCGAAAACCGCGTGCTGGCGCCTTTAGACGGAGAAGAACTGACCTTTCCTCAAAACACTTCAAACATGGAATAG
- a CDS encoding HAD family hydrolase, whose protein sequence is MLNKFFPDQSFKALLFDFDGTVADTMPAHLAAWNKALDKYDLSLSRDQHMSWAGRPTARIVEMMNQLHKTDINPEQFVKEKEAHYLASLGDVTTIKSVMEIIQHYHGQIPMAIVTGSRRKIVELTMNQLGIQKYFDTLVCAEDYTQGKPAPDCFLMAAAKIQIAPADCLAFEDAVLGIEAAHTANMNCLKVTDDHSLVHTR, encoded by the coding sequence ATGCTGAATAAATTCTTTCCTGATCAATCATTTAAGGCCCTGTTGTTTGACTTTGACGGCACCGTTGCCGACACCATGCCAGCACATCTGGCGGCATGGAACAAAGCCTTGGACAAATATGATCTGTCTTTGAGCCGTGATCAGCACATGTCCTGGGCCGGGCGCCCCACGGCTCGCATCGTCGAGATGATGAACCAACTGCACAAGACGGACATCAATCCCGAACAGTTTGTAAAAGAAAAAGAAGCCCACTATCTGGCGTCTTTAGGCGACGTCACCACTATCAAGTCTGTCATGGAAATCATCCAGCACTATCACGGGCAGATTCCCATGGCGATCGTCACCGGCAGCCGCCGCAAGATTGTTGAACTGACGATGAACCAATTGGGTATTCAGAAGTACTTCGACACTTTGGTGTGCGCTGAGGATTACACTCAAGGAAAACCCGCACCGGATTGCTTCTTAATGGCCGCTGCAAAGATCCAAATTGCGCCGGCGGACTGCCTGGCTTTTGAAGACGCTGTTTTGGGGATTGAAGCCGCTCACACCGCAAATATGAACTGCCTGAAAGTCACTGACGACCACAGCCTTGTTCACACTCGCTAA
- a CDS encoding DoxX family protein has protein sequence MKSQIKLALRILLGAFLVYAGSGHLTWLRTEFLAQVPKWQPLDPDFVVVASGIVEILLGLSFLFLTRYKAQVGVVGALFFIAIFPGNINQYVYQIDAFGLNTDTARLIRLFFQPVLVAWALWCTDGWSYLKARFGKP, from the coding sequence ATGAAATCTCAAATCAAACTGGCTCTTCGAATTTTGCTTGGCGCGTTTCTGGTTTATGCAGGTTCCGGTCATTTAACCTGGCTTCGCACCGAATTTTTGGCGCAAGTGCCGAAATGGCAGCCTTTGGATCCTGATTTTGTTGTCGTGGCCTCGGGGATTGTTGAGATCCTGCTGGGTCTAAGCTTCCTGTTCCTGACCCGTTACAAAGCACAGGTCGGAGTCGTCGGGGCTTTGTTCTTTATTGCGATCTTTCCCGGGAATATCAATCAATACGTTTATCAGATCGATGCCTTTGGTTTGAATACCGACACGGCCAGACTGATTCGGTTGTTCTTTCAGCCCGTCCTGGTGGCCTGGGCCCTTTGGTGCACCGACGGCTGGAGTTATCTAAAAGCCCGCTTCGGAAAGCCCTAA
- a CDS encoding nitric-oxide reductase large subunit — MSMKKLWIAFGVVVVASFSVLIFYGVEIYREAPPIPDKVVTATGETLFTGEDILNGQNVWQSMGGQEVGSIWGHGAYVAPDWTADWLHREAVFILDKWSNAEFTKPYEQLGEEQKAGLVARLQKEMRTNTYSKENGTLTVSAIRKEAMESNNAHYRSLFMDDPALKSLREAYAIPANSIRDQDRMRQMNAFFFWASWAAGTERPGQTITYTNNWPPDKLIGNEPTGSMLLWTGFSVIILLAGVGALGLYYAAQRDEDPGVASLPEKDPLLGLNPTPSMSATLKYFWVVTALIVVQVILGAVAAHYAVEGDGFYGIPLSDFLPYSVTRTWHVQMGIFWIATSWLATGLFIGPAISEHEPKFQRFGVNFLFISLLVIVVGSMAGQWFGVMQKLDLVQNFWFGHQGYEYVDLGRFWQAFLLIGLFLWLFLMVRSVWPAFKKAQESRHLLALFLISCAAIALFYGAGLMWGRHTNLAVAEYWRWWVVHLWVEGFFEVFATVVIAFLFVRMGLVNVKLASSTVLFSTVIFLFGGILGTFHHLYFTGTPTAVLALGASFSALECVPLVLMGFEAYHNLKLGKSTAWLKAYKWPIYCFVSVAFWNFLGAGIFGFLINPPIALYYMQGLNTTPLHGHTALFGVYGMLGIGLMLFVLKGLAARNEWRDGVIGFAFWSINIGLLLMALLSLLPLGLLQTMASVEHGLWYARSAEFMQTELLDVIRWLRVIGDTVFALGALALGWFVIGLKTGHSLKKTVDLSQTTYPSSSPKKR; from the coding sequence ATGAGCATGAAAAAACTTTGGATCGCGTTTGGGGTTGTGGTTGTTGCCTCGTTCTCGGTTTTGATTTTCTATGGCGTCGAAATTTATCGGGAAGCACCACCAATACCCGATAAGGTTGTCACGGCCACGGGTGAAACTCTTTTCACCGGCGAAGACATTCTGAACGGTCAGAATGTGTGGCAGTCCATGGGGGGACAAGAGGTCGGATCCATCTGGGGTCACGGTGCCTATGTAGCTCCGGATTGGACGGCGGACTGGCTTCATCGCGAAGCTGTTTTCATTCTGGACAAATGGTCCAACGCGGAATTCACCAAGCCTTATGAGCAGCTGGGTGAAGAACAAAAGGCCGGTCTGGTGGCACGTCTTCAAAAAGAAATGCGCACCAATACTTACTCCAAAGAAAATGGCACTTTGACAGTCTCGGCCATTCGTAAAGAGGCGATGGAATCCAACAATGCCCACTATCGCTCTTTGTTCATGGATGATCCGGCATTGAAAAGCCTGCGTGAAGCTTATGCGATTCCGGCAAACTCGATTCGTGATCAAGATCGCATGCGCCAGATGAATGCCTTTTTCTTCTGGGCATCATGGGCGGCTGGAACAGAACGTCCCGGTCAGACGATCACTTATACGAACAACTGGCCCCCGGATAAATTAATCGGCAATGAACCCACTGGTTCCATGCTGTTGTGGACGGGTTTTAGTGTCATCATTCTGCTGGCAGGTGTAGGGGCGTTGGGACTTTATTATGCGGCTCAACGCGATGAAGATCCCGGTGTCGCCAGTCTGCCGGAAAAAGATCCTTTGCTGGGACTGAATCCAACACCTTCCATGTCAGCGACGCTGAAGTACTTCTGGGTGGTGACGGCATTGATCGTGGTGCAGGTGATTCTGGGGGCGGTGGCCGCCCACTATGCGGTGGAAGGGGATGGCTTCTATGGTATTCCGCTTTCGGACTTCCTGCCGTACTCGGTGACTCGCACCTGGCACGTGCAGATGGGTATTTTCTGGATTGCGACTTCATGGTTGGCAACGGGATTGTTCATTGGTCCTGCGATTTCGGAACATGAACCGAAATTCCAAAGATTCGGCGTTAATTTCCTTTTCATTTCTTTGCTGGTGATCGTGGTCGGTTCGATGGCGGGCCAGTGGTTCGGGGTCATGCAAAAACTGGATCTGGTGCAGAACTTCTGGTTTGGTCATCAGGGCTATGAATACGTGGATCTGGGCCGCTTCTGGCAGGCGTTCTTGTTGATTGGTCTGTTCTTGTGGTTGTTCCTGATGGTGCGCTCGGTGTGGCCGGCGTTTAAAAAGGCCCAGGAATCACGTCACTTGCTGGCGTTGTTCCTGATTTCCTGCGCAGCCATTGCTTTGTTCTATGGTGCGGGTCTGATGTGGGGACGTCACACCAATCTGGCGGTGGCTGAATACTGGAGATGGTGGGTTGTTCACTTGTGGGTTGAGGGCTTCTTCGAAGTCTTTGCAACCGTTGTTATTGCCTTCTTGTTTGTGCGCATGGGACTGGTCAACGTGAAGCTTGCTTCCAGTACAGTGCTGTTTTCGACCGTGATCTTCCTGTTCGGGGGCATTCTTGGAACTTTCCACCACCTGTACTTTACCGGAACTCCAACGGCGGTGCTTGCGTTAGGGGCGTCGTTCAGTGCGCTGGAATGTGTGCCTTTGGTGCTAATGGGCTTTGAAGCCTATCACAATCTGAAACTGGGTAAATCAACAGCATGGTTGAAAGCCTACAAGTGGCCGATTTACTGTTTCGTATCCGTGGCGTTCTGGAACTTCCTGGGTGCTGGTATCTTTGGTTTCCTGATCAATCCACCGATTGCCCTTTATTATATGCAAGGCCTGAATACGACTCCACTGCATGGTCACACTGCTTTGTTTGGGGTCTATGGTATGCTGGGGATTGGCTTGATGCTGTTTGTGCTGAAAGGCCTAGCTGCTCGTAACGAATGGCGTGACGGCGTTATCGGCTTTGCCTTCTGGAGCATCAACATCGGATTGCTGCTGATGGCGCTGTTAAGTCTGCTGCCTTTGGGGTTGCTGCAGACCATGGCCAGTGTTGAACACGGTCTATGGTACGCAAGGTCAGCAGAATTTATGCAGACGGAACTGCTGGATGTCATTCGCTGGTTGCGCGTGATTGGCGATACGGTCTTTGCTTTAGGGGCATTGGCTTTGGGTTGGTTTGTGATTGGTCTAAAAACCGGCCATTCCTTGAAAAAGACGGTGGATCTTTCCCAAACTACATATCCAAGTTCCTCACCGAAAAAACGCTAA